A single Xiphias gladius isolate SHS-SW01 ecotype Sanya breed wild chromosome 18, ASM1685928v1, whole genome shotgun sequence DNA region contains:
- the mipa gene encoding major intrinsic protein of lens fiber a gives MWEFRSMSFWRAVFAEFYGTMFFVFFGLGAALRWTTGPHNVLHVAFCFGLAAATLIQSIGHISGGHINPAVTFAYLIGSQMSLFRAFFYIIAQCLGALAGAAVLYGVTPGNMRGNLALNTLQPGISLGMATTVEVFLTLQLVVCIFAVTDERRNGRLGSAALAIGFSVLMGHLLGMYYTGAGMNPARSFAPAVLVRNFVNHWVYWVGPMIGGAMGALLYDFMLFPRVRGLSERIATLKGTRPPEAEGQQETRGEPIELKTQAL, from the exons ATGTGGGAGTTCCGATCTATGTCTTTCTGGCGGGCGGTTTTCGCCGAGTTCTACGGCACCATGTTCTTTGTATTCTTTGGGCTGGGGGCAGCCCTCCGCTGGACCACTGGGCCCCATAATGTCCTCCATGTTGCCTTTTGCTTTGGGCTGGCGGCTGCCACCCTCATCCAGTCCATCGGCCACATCAGTGGAGGTCACATCAACCCAGCTGTTACCTTTGCCTACCTGATTGGCTCCCAGATGTCCCTGTTCCGTGCCTTCTTCTACATCATAGCCCAGTGTCTCGGAGCACTGGCTGGTGCTGCCGTGCTCTATGGGGTCACACCCGGCAACATGAGGGGAAACCTGGCACTCAACACG CTGCAGCCAGGCATCAGTTTGGGCATGGCCACCACCGTGGAGGTCTTCCTCACTCTGCAGCTTGTTGTCTGCATCTTTGCTGTGACTGATGAGAGGCGCAATGGACGCCTGGGCTCTGCTGCCCTTGCTATCGGCTTTTCTGTGCTCATGGGGCATCTTCTCGGG ATGTACTACACTGGAGCAGGAATGAACCCAGCAAGGTCTTTCGCCCCAGCTGTCCTGGTCAGGAATTTTGTCAACCACTGG GTGTACTGGGTGGGCCCCATGATTGGTGGCGCCATGGGTGCTCTGCTGTATGACTTTATGCTGTTCCCCCGTGTGCGCGGCCTCTCTGAGAGGATCGCCACACTGAAGGGCACCCGGCCCCCAGAGGCTGAGGGCCAGCAGGAGACCAGGGGAGAGCCCATCGAGCTCAAGACACAGGCCCTATAA
- the ptges3a gene encoding prostaglandin E synthase 3: MQPATAKWYDRRDSVFIEFCVEDSKDVQVNFDKSKIDFSCVSGTDNIKHQNTVDLFGEIDPKESKHRRTDRSVLCCLRKAEAGKSWPRLTKDKTKCNWLSVDFNNWKDWEDDSDEDLSSFDRFSEMMNSMGGDDLPDLDGADDEHDSADSDDEKMPDLE, from the exons AT GCAGCCTGCAACAGCTAAGTGGTATGACAGGCGGGACTCTGTTTTTATAGAGTTCTGCGTGGAGGACAGTAAAGATGTGCAAGTAAATTTCGACAAGTCCAAAATTGATTTCAG CTGTGTCAGCGGAACAGATAATATCAAGCACCAGAATACAGTGGACCTTTTCGGGGAGATCGACCCCAAA GAATCCAAACACAGACGCACTGACAggtctgtgttgtgttgtttacGAAAAGCAGAGGCTGGGAAATCATGGCCACGACTCACCAAAGACAAGACAAAG TGCAACTGGCTGAGTGTGGATTTCAATAATTGGAAAGATTGGGAAGATGACTCAGATGAAGACTTGTCAAGTTTTGACAGGTTCTCAGAG ATGATGAACAGCATGGGAGGGGATGATCTACCTGATTTAGATGGTGCAGATGATGAG CATGATTCTGCAGACAGTGATGATGAAA AAATGCCCGACCTTGAGTAG